One segment of Thunnus thynnus chromosome 19, fThuThy2.1, whole genome shotgun sequence DNA contains the following:
- the dcp2 gene encoding m7GpppN-mRNA hydrolase: MFSANMETKRVEIPSGVLDDLCSRFILHIPSEERDNAIRVCFQIELAHWFYLDFCMQNTPGAPHCGIRDFAKAVFHHCPFLLPHGEDVQKVLEQWKEYKMGVPTYGAIILDESLENALLVQGYLAKSGWGFPKGKVNEDEAPHDCAVREVMEETGFDIKNRICKDMYIEQKITDQLVRLYIIPGVSKDTKFNPKTRKEIRNIEWFPIEKLPCHRNDMTPKSKLGLAPNRFFMAIPFIRPLREWISRLKGESTDSDEDFANNGNTPCKPSDIARSKSRRLTGTDAFPGDDWARHKQQKALSQYELNQNPNLKGNGKNKDSPCVKKGANDNGVNNQQVKTILKEDKKLQPRRLQDSFERDVAPCSPTNGNQTVQSRDCDHLPSSKTFLNFKFDKDAIMKCFDY, from the exons aTGTTTTCAGCCAACATGGAAACAAAAAGAGTGGAGATCCCCTCCGGCGTGTTGGACGACCTCTGCAG CCGGTTCATCCTGCACATCCCCAGTGAGGAGAGGGACAACGCTATCCGGGTGTGCTTCCAGATTGAGCTTGCCCATTGGTTCTACCTGGACTTCTGCATGCAGAACACTCCAGGAGCTCCTCACTGTGGGATAAGAGACTTCGCCAAAGCTG TCTTCCATCACTGTCCATTTCTGTTGCCCCATGGAGAGGATGTGCAGAAAGTCCTAGAACAGTGGAAAGAGTACAAGATGGGTGTACCTACTTATGGAGCAATCATTCTAGATGAATCACTAGAAAat GCGTTGCTTGTTCAGGGTTACCTGGCGAAGTCAGGCTGGGGCTTTCCAAAGGGGAAAGTGAATGAGGATGAAGCTCCTCATGACTGTGCAGTTCGTGAA GTAATGGAGGAGACAGGCTTTGACATCAAGAATCGCATCTGCAAAGACATGTACATAGAGCAGAAAATCACTGACCAGCTGGTGCGGCTCTACATCATACCAGGAGTGTCAAAGGATACCAAGTTCAACCCCAAAACAAGGAAAGAGATCAGG AACATTGAGTGGTTCCCTATTGAGAAGCTGCCATGTCACAGGAACGACATGACCCCAAAGTCTAAACTTGGACTTGCCCCCAACAGGTTTTTCATGGCCATTCCATTCATAAG ACCTTTGCGAGAATGGATCAGCAGGCTGAAAGGCGAGTCTACAGATAGCGATGAAGATTTCGCAAACAATGGCAACACTCCATGCAAACCTTCAGACATTGCTCG GTCAAAATCCCGACGCCTCACGGGTACTGATGCTTTTCCAGGAGACGACTGGGCcagacacaaacagcagaaGGCCCTGAGCCAGTATGAGCTGAACCAG AACCCAAATTTAAAAGGCAATGGGAAGAACAAGGACTCACCTTGTGTGAAGAAAGGCGCCAATGACAATGGGGTTAACAACCAGCAGGTGAAAACCATATTA aaagaagataaaaaacTTCAACCCAGAAGACTGCAAGACAGTTTTGAGAGAG ATGTGGCTCCATGCAGCCCTACCAATGGTAACCAGACAGTCCAAAGCAGAGACTGTGACCACCTGCCGTCTTCCAAGACTTTTCTCAATTTCAAATTTGACAAAGACGCCATCATGAAATGTTTTGACTACTGA